A single genomic interval of Helianthus annuus cultivar XRQ/B chromosome 13, HanXRQr2.0-SUNRISE, whole genome shotgun sequence harbors:
- the LOC110900806 gene encoding uncharacterized mitochondrial protein AtMg00810-like: protein MIVVAYEAVEQLEDKLLFDNNHCNQKSVISSLNKEFAIKDLGNLNYFWDLKLFTRQVADGVPYKDLTFYRSLVGALQYLTITRPDISYAVNQVSQFLQNPSIDHLQNVKRILRYVKGTVNFGLVFSRPTQTKIIGYSDADWTHCLDTRRSTFGYSIFLGGNLVSWSAKKQATVSRSSCEFEYRAMASIAAELVWISHLLRELHALPPDRPTLLCDNKSALFLTQNPISKKRSKHIDLDYHFIRELVASGKLSTCFIPTKLQLHPPVEVCETFTIIPLNSQYR from the exons ATGATCGTTGTTGCTTATGaggctgttgagcaacttgaaGATAAATTGCTTtttgataataatcatt GCAATCAGAAATCTGTCATATCCAGCCTAAACAAAGAATTTGCAATTAAAGACCTTGGCAATCTAAACTATTTTTGGGACTTGAAGTTGTTTACACGCCAAGTGGCTG ATGGAGTTCCATACAAAGATCTTACCTTTTACAGGTCTCTCGTTGGTGCACTTCAGTACCTGACCATCACTAGACCAGATATATCGTATGCGGTGAATCAGGTGAGCCAGTTCCTACAAAACCCCAGTATTGATCATCTTCAGAATGTCAAACGCATACTTCGGTATGTCAAGGGAACGGTTAATTTTGGTCTTGTATTCTCACGTCCAACTCAGACGAAGATCATTGGGTACTCTGATGCTGATTGGACTCATTGTCTTGACACTCGCCGCTCCACCTTTGGGTACTCCATATTTTTAGGTGGCAACCTTGTCTCAtggagtgctaagaaacaagCCACTGTTTCACGTTCCAGTTGTGAATTTGAGTATCGGGCAATGGCCAGCATTGCTGCTGAACTTGTTTGGATATCACATTTGCTACGAGAACTTCATGCTCTCCCTCCTGATCGTCCGACTCTTCTCTGTGATAATAAAAGCGCCCTCTTCCTCACTCAGAATCCAATTTCCAAAAAACGCTCCAAGCACATTGACCTCGACTACCACTTCATTCGGGAACTAGTTGCCTCAGGGAAGTTGTCTACTTGTTTCATTCCGACCAAGCTTCAG TTGCATCCTCCTGTTGAGGTATGCGAAACATTCACAATCATTCCTCTTAATTCACAGTACAGATAA